The following proteins are encoded in a genomic region of Sorangiineae bacterium MSr12523:
- a CDS encoding VWA domain-containing protein: protein MSDDDRLRRWRLALGAETNETLGPLSNEDLGMDRVLQALYDSDRRGGLGSSSPNVARWLGDIRTYFPSSVVRVMQGDALSRLHLTQMLLEPETLEAVDADVHLVATLLSLSRVIPAKTKDTARGVVAKVVADLERKLREPMLQAVRGSLNKATRSRRPRVSEINWDRTIRKNLGTYLPERRTLVPEHLVGHGRKRSSLRDIVLCVDQSGSMAASVVYASIFGAVLASLRAVTTRMIVFDTSVADLSEQLDDPVDLLFGTQLGGGTDIHQALTYCQRIITRPADTILVLITDLFEGGNAEEMMNRAASLVQSGVNVICLLALTDKGTPAYDPNHATHFAKLGIPTFACTPDLFPDLMAAAISRSDLNAWAARHDIVATRGT, encoded by the coding sequence ATGAGCGACGACGATCGATTGCGCCGATGGCGACTCGCCCTGGGTGCCGAGACGAACGAGACCCTAGGGCCCTTGAGCAACGAGGACCTGGGCATGGACCGCGTGCTCCAGGCCCTCTACGACAGCGATCGCCGAGGAGGGCTCGGCAGCTCGTCGCCGAATGTCGCGCGGTGGCTGGGTGATATCCGCACCTATTTTCCATCCTCCGTCGTGCGCGTGATGCAGGGTGACGCGCTTTCCCGGCTGCATCTGACGCAGATGCTGCTGGAGCCGGAAACCTTGGAGGCGGTGGATGCCGACGTGCACTTGGTGGCCACGTTGCTTTCGCTGAGCCGGGTCATCCCCGCGAAGACCAAGGACACGGCCCGCGGCGTGGTGGCCAAGGTGGTGGCCGATTTGGAGCGCAAACTGCGCGAGCCGATGCTTCAAGCCGTGCGCGGTAGCCTCAACAAGGCGACACGCTCACGCCGTCCGCGCGTGTCGGAAATCAATTGGGACCGCACCATTCGCAAAAACTTGGGCACGTATTTGCCGGAGCGCCGCACCTTGGTTCCCGAGCACCTCGTCGGGCACGGCCGCAAGCGCTCCAGCCTGCGCGACATCGTTCTTTGCGTCGATCAAAGCGGCTCGATGGCGGCTTCGGTCGTGTACGCGAGCATTTTCGGCGCCGTGCTGGCCTCGCTCCGTGCGGTCACCACGCGCATGATCGTCTTCGACACGTCCGTGGCGGATCTGAGCGAGCAACTCGATGATCCGGTGGATTTGCTCTTTGGCACGCAGCTCGGCGGGGGCACCGACATTCACCAGGCCCTCACCTATTGCCAGCGGATCATCACCCGCCCCGCCGACACGATTCTCGTCTTGATCACGGACCTTTTCGAGGGCGGCAACGCCGAAGAAATGATGAACCGCGCCGCGTCGCTCGTGCAAAGCGGGGTCAATGTCATTTGCCTCCTCGCGCTGACCGACAAGGGCACCCCCGCCTACGACCCAAACCACGCCACCCACTTCGCCAAGCTCGGCATCCCGACGTTCGCGTGCACCCCGGACCTATTCCCCGACCTGATGGCGGCCGCCATTTCGCGCTCGGACCTGAACGCATGGGCTGCCCGGCACGATATCGTGGCAACCCGGGGGACTTGA
- a CDS encoding glycosyl hydrolase family 28 protein yields MSKQWLTKSVMAIVVLLGVDAMPRESASAPATLSATFSVRDYGAMGNGSANDSAAINRTIDAASRAGGGIVLFPSGTYKSSNTIHLKSNITIQVDAGATILGSSADTYDPPEPNDYDEYQDYGHSHFHNAMFYGDRLKNIAFTGTGTIDGGGNLITGNPKSGEADKILSLTRCDGLKVDTLRFRRGGHFAILTNNCNNITSDHLIIDTASDRDGWNIISAQNVTITNANFAANDDALAFKSDYALGAKLPNGHVTVTDSAFSAGCCNAIMFGSETCGDFTDYKFERITITGAGKSGLGMVSMDGANITDVHYRDITMTGTKGHIMQKVGTRKRCGNNPGVGHISGITYENITGSYTGTGAYSPTIWGEADGNQISDVTFTNVNLEVPGGNGTMGTGVPSNDPKNYNPNSIGTRPSYGWYVHNAHHITWLDSEVHFKNNDGRPGIIASNGSFLRFDKLVDERGTNSPYDIGFQSITGYCVTNSQNTKGGALRVNTTGSTQSCP; encoded by the coding sequence ATGAGCAAACAATGGCTCACGAAGTCGGTAATGGCAATCGTCGTGTTGCTGGGGGTCGACGCCATGCCTCGAGAGAGCGCGTCGGCGCCGGCCACATTGAGCGCCACGTTCAGCGTTCGCGATTACGGCGCTATGGGCAATGGATCGGCGAATGACTCGGCGGCGATCAATCGGACGATCGACGCGGCGAGTCGTGCCGGAGGGGGCATCGTGCTCTTTCCGTCCGGCACGTACAAATCGAGCAATACGATCCATTTGAAGAGCAACATCACGATCCAGGTCGACGCGGGGGCCACCATCCTGGGGTCGAGCGCGGATACGTACGATCCGCCGGAACCCAACGATTACGACGAGTACCAGGATTACGGGCACAGCCACTTTCACAATGCCATGTTCTACGGTGACCGACTGAAGAACATCGCCTTCACGGGCACCGGCACCATCGACGGCGGCGGCAATCTCATCACGGGCAATCCCAAATCCGGGGAGGCGGACAAAATTCTCTCGCTGACCCGATGCGACGGCCTCAAAGTCGACACCTTGCGATTCCGCCGTGGCGGGCACTTCGCGATCCTCACGAACAATTGCAACAACATCACCTCCGACCATCTGATCATCGACACGGCCAGCGATCGCGACGGTTGGAACATCATCAGCGCGCAGAACGTGACGATCACCAACGCCAACTTCGCGGCCAACGACGACGCACTCGCCTTCAAGAGCGATTATGCATTGGGTGCGAAGCTACCCAATGGGCACGTGACGGTGACCGATTCGGCGTTCTCCGCGGGGTGTTGCAATGCCATCATGTTCGGCTCGGAGACGTGCGGCGACTTCACGGATTACAAGTTCGAGCGCATCACCATCACGGGCGCGGGCAAGTCCGGCCTGGGCATGGTCTCCATGGATGGCGCGAACATCACCGACGTGCACTACCGCGACATCACCATGACCGGTACCAAAGGGCACATCATGCAGAAGGTGGGCACGCGAAAGCGCTGCGGGAACAATCCTGGCGTCGGCCACATCAGTGGCATCACGTACGAGAACATCACGGGAAGCTACACCGGCACGGGGGCCTACAGTCCCACGATTTGGGGCGAGGCCGATGGCAATCAGATCAGCGACGTCACGTTCACCAACGTGAACCTCGAGGTTCCCGGCGGAAACGGCACCATGGGCACCGGTGTGCCGAGCAACGATCCCAAAAACTACAATCCCAACAGCATTGGAACACGCCCCTCCTACGGCTGGTACGTCCACAATGCCCACCATATCACGTGGCTCGACAGCGAGGTTCACTTCAAGAACAACGACGGCCGCCCGGGCATCATTGCCAGCAATGGAAGCTTCCTGCGCTTCGACAAGCTCGTCGACGAACGCGGAACGAATAGCCCCTACGACATCGGCTTTCAAAGCATTACCGGCTATTGCGTAACCAATAGCCAAAACACCAAAGGCGGCGCCCTCCGCGTCAACACGACAGGTTCGACGCAAAGCTGCCCCTGA
- a CDS encoding DUF5682 family protein — translation MSEIHVFGIRHHGPGSARSVRRALEELAPDIVLVEGPPDAQSQLPMITHAAMKPPVALLVYASDSPSQAVFYPFATFSPEWQALSFALERGIPARFMDLPLSHQLKTEEKEEAEGEKELHDDPLGTLARAAGYTDRELWWEHQIEQRSDARGMFEAILEAMTELRAHALFPPAHTREAQREAYMRKTLRAATKEGFQRIAVVCGAWHGPALVAPSSAKTDDAILKGLPKTKTEATWIPWTYSRLSYRSGYGAGIASPGWYGHLWQSGGHPGQASFTWVSQIARLLRDAGIDAPSASVIETVRLADALASLRALSMPGLAELTDATLSVLCHGDASPMNLIRTKLEIGESMGEVPEESAAVPLQRDLAAAQKRLRMKPIADPKPLELDLRNEHDRGKSRLLHRLNLLGIPWGRLQEIGAGKTGTFHEHWTLAWDPELTLALIEANIHGNTIESAATSKSSEDARNANLAGLTALLDATILSELPEATDSVLERLQERAALSADVFALMDAFPPLARAIRYGNVRQTRTEHLASIANGLFERIVVGLLPGCASLDDDAATRAREAIGRVHESVALLDRADLASEWTAVLQALLGRGEIHGLVRGSACRLLLEQRIIETVELERLARLALSPAAPPAAAASWVEGLLRGSALLLLSHDGLWDALDAWIASLSDEAFVEMLPLVRRGFSNFGAAERRRIGERVKNVGRGPQARAPSAGPVLDAQRAAQVYPVLSQILGVEIP, via the coding sequence GTGAGCGAGATTCACGTCTTCGGCATTCGGCATCATGGTCCGGGCAGCGCACGCAGTGTGCGGCGTGCACTGGAGGAGCTCGCGCCGGATATCGTCCTGGTCGAAGGGCCACCCGATGCGCAATCGCAATTGCCCATGATCACCCATGCGGCGATGAAGCCGCCGGTCGCGCTATTGGTGTATGCGAGCGATTCGCCGAGCCAGGCGGTGTTCTATCCCTTCGCGACCTTTTCGCCGGAGTGGCAAGCGCTGTCCTTCGCGCTCGAACGCGGCATCCCCGCGCGGTTCATGGATCTTCCACTCTCGCACCAATTGAAGACGGAAGAAAAAGAGGAGGCCGAAGGCGAAAAAGAGCTACACGACGATCCCTTGGGGACGTTGGCGCGGGCCGCGGGGTATACGGACCGCGAGCTCTGGTGGGAGCACCAAATCGAACAGCGAAGCGATGCGCGCGGCATGTTCGAGGCCATTCTGGAAGCGATGACGGAGCTTCGGGCCCATGCATTGTTCCCGCCGGCTCACACCCGCGAGGCGCAGCGCGAAGCGTACATGCGAAAGACCTTGCGGGCGGCGACGAAAGAGGGCTTTCAGCGCATCGCCGTCGTGTGCGGTGCATGGCACGGACCGGCGCTGGTGGCACCGTCGAGTGCGAAAACGGACGACGCGATTCTCAAGGGATTGCCCAAGACGAAAACCGAGGCCACTTGGATACCGTGGACCTATTCGCGATTGTCGTACCGCAGCGGCTATGGCGCGGGCATCGCTTCGCCGGGTTGGTACGGGCACCTTTGGCAATCGGGGGGGCATCCAGGGCAGGCCTCCTTTACGTGGGTATCGCAGATTGCGCGGCTGCTTCGCGATGCGGGCATCGACGCGCCCTCGGCCAGCGTCATCGAAACGGTGCGCCTGGCCGATGCCCTCGCGTCGCTGCGCGCGCTCTCCATGCCGGGATTGGCCGAGCTCACCGATGCCACTCTATCGGTGCTCTGCCATGGCGATGCCTCACCGATGAACCTGATTCGCACGAAGTTGGAAATCGGCGAGTCCATGGGCGAGGTGCCCGAGGAATCGGCGGCGGTGCCGCTTCAGCGCGATCTGGCGGCGGCGCAAAAGCGATTGCGCATGAAGCCGATTGCCGATCCCAAGCCGCTCGAACTCGATTTGCGCAATGAGCACGACCGCGGCAAAAGCCGTCTTTTGCATCGATTGAACCTACTGGGCATTCCGTGGGGACGGCTGCAAGAGATCGGCGCCGGCAAAACGGGCACCTTTCACGAGCACTGGACCTTGGCCTGGGATCCGGAGCTGACCCTCGCGCTCATCGAGGCGAACATCCACGGGAACACCATCGAGTCGGCCGCAACCTCGAAGTCGTCCGAGGATGCGCGCAACGCCAACCTGGCCGGCCTAACGGCGCTGCTCGATGCGACCATTCTGAGCGAGCTGCCCGAGGCGACGGACAGCGTGCTCGAACGGCTGCAGGAGCGCGCGGCGCTCTCCGCGGACGTCTTTGCGCTGATGGATGCTTTTCCGCCGCTGGCGCGAGCGATTCGCTATGGCAACGTGCGGCAGACGCGCACGGAGCACCTCGCGTCCATCGCGAATGGCCTTTTCGAGCGCATCGTGGTCGGCCTTCTGCCGGGTTGCGCATCACTGGACGACGACGCGGCCACGCGCGCGCGCGAAGCCATCGGGCGCGTTCACGAGAGCGTGGCCCTGCTCGATCGCGCGGATCTCGCCAGCGAATGGACGGCGGTGCTGCAGGCGTTGCTCGGCCGGGGCGAGATCCATGGGCTGGTGCGCGGCAGCGCATGCCGATTGTTGCTCGAGCAGCGAATCATCGAGACAGTCGAGCTCGAGCGGCTGGCGCGCTTGGCGCTTTCGCCGGCGGCCCCGCCTGCTGCGGCAGCATCGTGGGTCGAGGGCCTTTTGCGCGGCAGCGCGCTGCTCCTTCTCTCGCACGATGGCCTTTGGGACGCACTCGACGCGTGGATTGCCTCGCTCTCCGATGAAGCCTTCGTGGAAATGCTTCCCCTCGTGCGCCGGGGCTTTTCGAACTTCGGCGCGGCCGAGCGGCGCCGCATCGGCGAGCGCGTGAAAAACGTCGGCCGCGGGCCGCAGGCGCGGGCTCCCAGCGCGGGCCCGGTTCTCGATGCGCAGCGGGCCGCACAGGTCTACCCGGTTCTTTCGCAGATCCTCGGGGTGGAGATCCCATGA
- a CDS encoding glycoside hydrolase family 88 protein — MTRAAVLFGISLLALVPVPSHAAGQSIPDTIRPFGEREIDKAFDYAERQLANTVATTPVGAFPVFTDNRKTEPTFGKWSTRTLPKPRFPDWRVGFFPGTLWLTYEYTQDPYWREQAEKWTNELEYVQNNNADHDIGFEMMPSFGNALRLAPDARYEPILRRSADSLASRFNPVVGATQSWSWAIPQNWTFPVIVDNMMNLELLFWSASHGGNPKHYDMAVSHALRTRENHVRPDGGTYHVVDYDPATGNVIKRITFQGYENESTWARGEAWAIYGFTMTYRFTKDARFLETAEKVADYFIDHVKKDWVPNWDFQAPAQYTQKDSSAAAIAAAGLIELAQFERTQRGGFPRYLAYRVAAGRILNALYRSYRAEGTPNQGLLLHGTGNYPALWRANNPSEIDIALIYGDYYFLEALLRYQQMLRECH, encoded by the coding sequence ATGACGAGAGCAGCGGTCTTATTTGGTATTTCCCTCCTGGCGCTGGTGCCGGTTCCGTCCCATGCGGCGGGACAATCGATCCCCGACACGATTCGGCCGTTCGGAGAGCGCGAGATCGACAAGGCATTCGACTACGCGGAAAGGCAATTGGCCAATACGGTGGCGACGACGCCCGTGGGCGCATTTCCGGTATTCACCGACAATCGCAAGACGGAGCCGACGTTCGGCAAATGGTCGACGCGAACGCTGCCCAAGCCGCGCTTTCCCGATTGGCGTGTGGGCTTCTTTCCCGGCACCTTGTGGCTCACGTACGAGTACACGCAAGATCCATATTGGCGCGAGCAGGCCGAGAAATGGACCAACGAACTAGAATACGTGCAAAACAACAATGCCGACCACGACATCGGCTTCGAGATGATGCCGAGTTTCGGCAATGCGCTGCGCCTCGCTCCGGATGCGCGCTACGAACCCATCTTGCGTCGAAGTGCGGATTCGCTGGCCTCGCGATTCAATCCGGTCGTCGGCGCGACGCAATCGTGGAGTTGGGCCATTCCGCAGAATTGGACCTTCCCGGTCATCGTCGACAACATGATGAACCTGGAGCTCCTCTTTTGGTCAGCCTCCCACGGCGGCAATCCAAAGCACTATGACATGGCCGTGAGCCATGCGCTGCGCACGCGGGAGAACCACGTCCGTCCCGACGGCGGCACGTACCACGTGGTGGACTACGATCCCGCCACCGGCAACGTCATCAAGCGCATCACCTTCCAGGGTTACGAAAACGAGAGCACGTGGGCACGGGGCGAGGCCTGGGCCATCTACGGCTTTACCATGACGTACCGTTTCACCAAGGACGCGCGCTTCTTGGAAACGGCCGAAAAGGTGGCCGACTATTTCATCGACCACGTAAAGAAGGACTGGGTCCCCAATTGGGATTTCCAGGCGCCCGCGCAATACACGCAAAAGGACAGCTCGGCCGCCGCCATCGCGGCCGCCGGCCTGATCGAGCTGGCGCAGTTCGAACGAACCCAACGCGGTGGGTTCCCCCGGTACCTGGCCTATCGAGTGGCCGCAGGGCGCATCTTGAATGCACTTTACCGCTCCTACCGCGCCGAGGGCACCCCGAACCAGGGCTTGCTCCTCCACGGCACGGGCAACTACCCCGCGCTATGGCGGGCGAATAACCCAAGCGAGATCGACATCGCGCTGATCTACGGCGACTACTACTTCCTGGAAGCGCTGCTTCGGTACCAACAGATGCTGCGCGAGTGCCACTAA
- a CDS encoding DUF5691 domain-containing protein, whose product MDPLTRWAVIGTSRQEHLDETAEPLDALAAGVLAKLPDASAPQRILLAAGARAVATVAGAAVTKNADPAPAAAPETRPACSAKATRLLEDILREGQKELLLEALALLDRAGLRLPHALLPGALGARGEALRSAARRVLGERGPWLARMNPAWEWATTPADAPDIAAIERAWLEGASPGRRDALARARAIDPAKARAWLEASWSSEKADERAAFLTVMATGISDDDEPFVSAQLRDRASAVRDAAQALLPRLVRSAFVARMIARTDAVLHFSGGALSVKPPESTDPDAARDGLSARPPQGVGALAFWLSRALSAIPPSHWRTRFDTNAATLVHAAEKTDWAGALCEGWTKAALLHEDPEWLAALWEFWQRCDEKVAIAPIANAMLVQILQRLPPAEAASRVEPLFGEGPTRIHLSMALCALASPWPESIGLRYIAALEREIHTTSLRTQAMMASLRDAALALPHAVLPRALQVLAAFEREQRENRLTPQLLSFMEVLRVRHELVQEIHP is encoded by the coding sequence ATGGATCCGCTCACCCGCTGGGCCGTGATCGGCACCTCGCGGCAAGAACACCTCGACGAGACGGCCGAGCCGCTCGACGCGCTGGCCGCGGGCGTGCTGGCGAAGCTTCCCGATGCATCGGCGCCGCAGCGCATCCTGCTCGCGGCGGGCGCGCGCGCGGTGGCCACCGTCGCAGGTGCGGCGGTGACGAAGAACGCGGATCCCGCCCCGGCAGCTGCGCCCGAAACGCGGCCAGCCTGCTCGGCGAAGGCGACGCGGCTGCTCGAGGACATCCTACGCGAAGGCCAGAAAGAGCTGCTCCTCGAGGCCTTGGCACTGCTCGATCGGGCAGGGTTGCGCCTTCCGCACGCCTTGCTTCCGGGTGCCCTCGGCGCCCGCGGAGAAGCGCTTCGCTCGGCTGCGCGGCGCGTGCTCGGGGAACGTGGACCGTGGCTGGCGCGTATGAACCCCGCATGGGAATGGGCCACGACCCCCGCCGATGCACCGGACATCGCGGCGATCGAACGCGCGTGGCTCGAAGGCGCCTCGCCCGGACGCCGCGATGCACTCGCGCGTGCCCGCGCCATCGATCCTGCGAAGGCGCGCGCATGGCTCGAGGCCTCGTGGTCCTCGGAGAAGGCGGACGAACGCGCCGCGTTCCTCACCGTCATGGCCACGGGCATCTCCGACGACGACGAGCCCTTCGTCTCCGCCCAACTCCGCGACCGCGCCTCCGCGGTGCGCGACGCCGCACAAGCCTTGCTCCCGCGGCTCGTTCGCAGCGCCTTCGTGGCACGCATGATCGCCCGCACCGATGCCGTCCTTCATTTCAGCGGCGGAGCCCTGTCGGTGAAGCCGCCGGAAAGCACCGACCCGGACGCCGCGCGCGATGGCCTCTCCGCGCGCCCGCCGCAGGGCGTGGGTGCCCTCGCCTTTTGGCTCTCGCGTGCACTCTCCGCGATTCCCCCATCGCATTGGCGCACCCGATTCGACACGAATGCCGCCACCCTGGTGCACGCCGCCGAAAAGACCGATTGGGCCGGCGCCCTCTGCGAAGGGTGGACGAAGGCGGCGCTCCTGCACGAAGATCCCGAGTGGCTGGCCGCCCTCTGGGAATTTTGGCAACGTTGCGACGAAAAGGTCGCCATCGCACCGATTGCCAATGCCATGCTCGTGCAGATCCTCCAGCGCCTCCCGCCCGCGGAAGCCGCGTCGCGCGTCGAGCCGCTCTTCGGCGAAGGCCCCACGCGCATCCATCTGAGCATGGCCCTCTGCGCCTTGGCCTCACCATGGCCCGAGTCCATCGGCCTTCGTTACATCGCCGCGCTCGAACGCGAGATCCACACCACGTCCCTGCGCACCCAGGCCATGATGGCCTCCCTGCGCGACGCTGCGCTCGCCCTCCCGCATGCCGTGTTGCCACGCGCTCTTCAGGTGCTTGCCGCGTTCGAGCGCGAGCAGCGCGAAAACCGCCTCACACCGCAGCTTCTTTCCTTCATGGAAGTCCTTCGCGTCCGCCACGAACTCGTCCAGGAGATTCACCCGTGA
- a CDS encoding VOC family protein, which translates to MEAKRSTSKIFTHLWYAKEAEEAARFYASIFPNSRVDRVTPLLSETPSGPPGSVKVVDFTLLGQRFQAITAGPHHEFNDAISLVVLCDDQAELDRYWNALLQGGGKEQACGWLIDRFGLRWQIVPAIMDEMMTDSDPVRAKRVCDAMLKMVKLDIATLQKAHRG; encoded by the coding sequence ATGGAAGCGAAGCGTTCTACCAGCAAAATTTTTACACACCTATGGTACGCCAAGGAAGCGGAAGAGGCGGCACGGTTCTATGCGTCGATCTTCCCCAACTCGCGTGTCGACCGCGTCACCCCGCTGCTGAGCGAGACCCCCAGCGGACCGCCGGGTTCGGTCAAAGTCGTGGACTTCACCCTCCTCGGCCAACGCTTTCAGGCCATCACCGCCGGACCGCACCACGAATTCAACGACGCCATTTCCTTGGTCGTATTGTGCGACGACCAGGCAGAGCTCGACCGCTATTGGAACGCCCTACTCCAAGGCGGCGGCAAAGAGCAGGCCTGTGGTTGGCTCATCGACCGATTCGGCCTCCGCTGGCAAATCGTCCCCGCCATCATGGACGAAATGATGACCGACTCCGATCCCGTCCGCGCCAAACGCGTCTGCGACGCCATGTTGAAAATGGTCAAACTCGACATCGCCACCTTGCAGAAAGCCCACCGCGGCTGA
- a CDS encoding AAA family ATPase: protein MSSPAVLRHHAEQQFAEELAELSKADGMQRPPNWKLSPWAVRTYLCGGPLPNGFQVSAKYIGNVRLIEIAVATLATDRALLLYGVPGTAKSWVSEHLAAAIAGDSTLLVQGTAGTDEGALRYGWNYARLLAEGPSEGALVVSPMLRAMKDGKIARVEELTRIPNDVQDTLITILSEKTLPIHELSTEVQARKGFNVIATSNNRDKGINELSSALTRRFNTVVLPVPETLEQEVEIVQKRVAELGRALELPAEKPAIEEIRRVVTIFRELREGVTSDGATKVKSPSGTLSTAEAISVVNGGLAMAGYYGDGVMRGGDLAAGLTGAIVRDPVQDRLVWLEYLKTVVKEREGWKDLYRACMSVV, encoded by the coding sequence GTGAGCTCACCCGCCGTACTTCGTCACCACGCCGAACAGCAATTCGCCGAGGAGCTCGCGGAGCTCTCCAAAGCCGACGGCATGCAGCGCCCGCCGAATTGGAAGCTCTCGCCCTGGGCGGTGCGCACGTACCTCTGCGGGGGCCCCCTGCCGAACGGCTTTCAGGTCAGCGCGAAATACATCGGCAACGTGCGCCTCATCGAGATTGCCGTCGCCACCTTGGCCACGGATCGCGCGCTCCTCTTGTACGGCGTGCCCGGCACCGCCAAATCGTGGGTGAGCGAGCATTTGGCTGCGGCCATTGCGGGCGACTCCACCTTGCTCGTCCAAGGAACCGCAGGCACCGATGAAGGCGCGCTCCGCTACGGATGGAACTACGCGCGGCTTTTGGCCGAGGGTCCGTCGGAGGGGGCGCTGGTGGTGAGCCCCATGCTGCGCGCCATGAAGGACGGAAAGATTGCACGCGTGGAGGAGCTGACCCGCATTCCCAACGACGTGCAAGACACCTTGATTACCATTCTGTCCGAAAAGACATTACCGATTCACGAATTGTCGACCGAGGTGCAGGCGCGCAAAGGCTTCAACGTGATTGCCACGTCGAACAACCGCGACAAAGGCATCAACGAGCTCTCCAGCGCCCTCACACGGCGCTTCAACACCGTCGTGCTTCCCGTGCCGGAAACCCTCGAGCAAGAGGTGGAAATCGTCCAAAAGCGCGTCGCCGAATTGGGCCGCGCCCTGGAGCTTCCCGCCGAGAAACCGGCCATCGAGGAGATTCGTCGCGTCGTCACGATTTTTCGCGAGCTGCGCGAGGGCGTGACCAGCGACGGCGCCACCAAGGTGAAATCCCCCTCGGGCACGTTGTCGACGGCCGAGGCCATCTCGGTGGTCAACGGAGGCCTGGCCATGGCCGGATACTACGGCGACGGCGTGATGCGCGGCGGCGATCTCGCGGCAGGCCTCACCGGCGCCATCGTGCGCGATCCGGTGCAAGACCGCCTGGTGTGGCTCGAGTACTTGAAGACCGTCGTCAAGGAACGCGAAGGCTGGAAAGACCTTTACCGCGCCTGCATGAGCGTCGTGTGA
- the ltrA gene encoding group II intron reverse transcriptase/maturase: MGETKGSQTISMRLERIAELVRKFPESPLTTLAHHIDVEWLNEAYRRTRKDGATGIDGVSAEQYEEKLQENLQNLLEGVKSGMYRAPSVRRVHIPKGDGSQTRPIGIPTFEDKVLQRAIMMVLEPVYEKMFHDFSYGFRPGRSAHQACDAVWSGTMRMKGGWVLEADIEGFFNTIDHGKLREILSQRIRDGVILRLIGKWLNAGVLEGMKLSRPETGTPQGGVISPLLANIYLHEVLDEWFVREVQPRLASRAMLVRYADDFVIVFEQKEDAERVLDVLPKRFEKYGLTLHPEKTRLVRFTRPSAEGGSDDGPGTFDLLGFTHYWGLSRKGKWVVKRRTAKDRFTRAVRRISEWCRRHMHKPVTTQRQALCKKLCGHYAYYGVTSNFKAVARFKFVVQIVWRRWLSRRSQKGHVTWNRMNELLKRFPLPSPRIVHGYLT; encoded by the coding sequence ATGGGAGAGACGAAGGGCTCACAAACCATCTCAATGCGACTCGAGCGGATAGCGGAACTGGTGAGGAAATTTCCGGAATCACCGCTGACGACGCTCGCCCATCACATCGACGTGGAGTGGCTGAACGAGGCGTATCGCCGGACACGCAAGGATGGCGCGACGGGCATCGATGGCGTAAGCGCAGAGCAGTACGAGGAGAAGCTGCAGGAAAACCTGCAAAATCTACTCGAAGGCGTGAAGTCAGGCATGTACCGGGCGCCGTCCGTGAGGCGGGTACACATCCCGAAGGGAGATGGGTCGCAGACACGACCGATCGGAATTCCAACCTTCGAGGACAAGGTCCTGCAACGGGCGATTATGATGGTGCTCGAACCAGTGTACGAAAAGATGTTTCACGACTTTTCGTACGGTTTTCGACCCGGACGATCGGCTCACCAGGCGTGCGACGCGGTTTGGTCGGGCACGATGCGAATGAAGGGAGGGTGGGTGCTGGAGGCCGATATCGAAGGCTTCTTCAACACCATCGATCACGGAAAGCTACGGGAAATTCTAAGCCAACGGATACGTGATGGCGTGATTCTGCGCCTGATCGGCAAGTGGCTGAACGCGGGAGTACTGGAAGGAATGAAGCTCTCGCGACCCGAAACAGGGACCCCGCAGGGGGGAGTGATCTCCCCACTGCTGGCGAACATCTACCTGCACGAAGTGCTAGACGAATGGTTCGTGCGAGAAGTCCAGCCACGACTCGCAAGTCGAGCGATGCTGGTGCGCTATGCCGACGATTTCGTCATCGTCTTCGAGCAGAAAGAGGACGCCGAGCGGGTACTTGACGTACTTCCGAAACGATTCGAGAAGTACGGACTGACGTTGCATCCTGAGAAAACGCGGCTGGTACGCTTTACGCGTCCAAGCGCCGAAGGAGGGAGCGACGATGGTCCGGGCACCTTCGATCTGCTGGGCTTCACGCACTACTGGGGCTTGTCGCGCAAGGGCAAGTGGGTGGTGAAGAGGCGCACGGCGAAGGACCGATTCACACGAGCCGTGCGTCGGATCAGCGAGTGGTGCCGCAGGCACATGCACAAGCCGGTCACGACGCAGCGCCAGGCGCTTTGCAAGAAGCTCTGCGGCCACTACGCCTACTACGGAGTCACGTCAAACTTCAAAGCGGTCGCTCGCTTCAAGTTCGTCGTACAAATCGTATGGCGCCGTTGGCTGTCGAGACGCTCGCAAAAGGGCCACGTGACGTGGAACAGAATGAACGAGCTACTGAAGCGCTTTCCGCTTCCGTCGCCCCGGATCGTCCACGGCTACCTCACGTAG